ACGACCTGCTCGAAGGCGCCCCCATCCTGGCCGACTCGGTGAGCATGGAGCGGGGCAGCCAGCAGCGCCTCCACGTCGACACCTTCTACGCCGCGCCGCCCGAGCCCGGCCGCATGGTCGGCGCGATGGTGCTGCTGGAGGACACGTCGCCGGGCTCCGGGCCGTTCCGCTTCTACCCGGGCAGCCACGCCGTCGAGCCCTTCCGCTTCTCCGACGGCCGCCTCGACGTGAACGACGACGAGCTGGGCGCCTTCGACGACTACGTCGCCGAGGAGCTGGCGGAGCGCGAGCTGGCGCCGGTCGACTTCGAGGGCAACGCGGGGGATGTCGTCGTGTGGCACCCGCAGCTGCTCAACGCCGGGGCGCCGATCGCCGACATGGAGCTCACCCAGAAGACGATCCTCGCCCACTACTGGCGGGCCAAGGACGTCGACCCGAACGAGCGCGGCGACATCGGCGGCGACCGCTACTACCTGGAGCGCGATCACAAGCCCGTCGGCTGACCCGGCCTCGACCTGGGGCTCTGTAGTCCCACCGACCACCCCGCCGCCGCCCCAAGCGGTCTCGGCTGTCGCCGA
This sequence is a window from Acidimicrobiales bacterium. Protein-coding genes within it:
- a CDS encoding phytanoyl-CoA dioxygenase family protein; the protein is MPSPADLAGERKILSEAQLADWAENGYLVLPRFMPHGRLRELNGQLDALWRERKKNDHGLVIDVFTGTHRERRIPLAKATDRARAKPYRLNDLYLDSPLVRETLLDPELVEVLDDLLEGAPILADSVSMERGSQQRLHVDTFYAAPPEPGRMVGAMVLLEDTSPGSGPFRFYPGSHAVEPFRFSDGRLDVNDDELGAFDDYVAEELAERELAPVDFEGNAGDVVVWHPQLLNAGAPIADMELTQKTILAHYWRAKDVDPNERGDIGGDRYYLERDHKPVG